The following proteins are co-located in the Stieleria sp. JC731 genome:
- a CDS encoding prepilin peptidase, with translation MTWTELWPEWNFASFVLLINFWITLPIELRVGLVSLTGLLFGVLCNYAIYNFAWNARPIGPWAKPSPDAPNRNLSDRLPIVGWLGLRRESAIHGRGFWLRPALIEIAMMIGLPCYYWFATQTGQLLPIGFRGADVIALAEPWLTTVFLSHAVMIAIMVAATFIDFDEKTIPDTLTIPGTIFALICAWCSVWVFLPWAGPNGPLPTIFTAPAGVGNQWQGPQGWWTAIAIWSGWCFALANRRVILRRGLAKALEYFMASLVRNYNWKLLLAIWIVGAVTLRILYSIGGVQWIGLLSALVGLGVGGGVVWTIRIVGSVAMQREALGFGDVTLMAMVGAFIGWQGSVMAFFVSPIAAIVIVMIYSIVTRNAEIPFGPYLCAGTMLTIIWWDDLVGGWFIGNFAILGPFILWLFIALAGMMGVMLFCYRITLEWYRGK, from the coding sequence ATGACTTGGACCGAACTTTGGCCAGAGTGGAACTTCGCGAGTTTTGTTCTCTTGATCAACTTTTGGATAACGCTGCCGATCGAATTACGCGTCGGTTTAGTCAGCCTGACGGGTCTGTTGTTCGGCGTCCTTTGCAACTACGCCATCTATAACTTCGCCTGGAATGCTCGGCCCATCGGTCCGTGGGCCAAACCCTCGCCCGATGCCCCCAACCGCAACCTAAGCGACCGGCTGCCGATCGTCGGTTGGCTGGGCCTTCGCAGGGAATCAGCCATCCATGGTAGGGGGTTTTGGCTCCGGCCAGCCCTGATTGAAATCGCGATGATGATCGGACTGCCGTGCTACTACTGGTTCGCGACGCAAACCGGTCAGCTATTGCCGATCGGTTTCCGAGGGGCTGACGTGATCGCTTTGGCAGAACCTTGGTTGACCACGGTGTTTCTGTCGCATGCGGTGATGATTGCGATCATGGTCGCAGCCACCTTTATCGACTTCGATGAAAAAACGATTCCCGACACGCTCACCATTCCAGGAACCATTTTCGCATTGATCTGTGCATGGTGCTCCGTCTGGGTGTTTTTGCCTTGGGCAGGCCCCAACGGCCCGTTGCCGACAATTTTCACCGCCCCGGCGGGTGTGGGAAATCAATGGCAGGGGCCACAGGGATGGTGGACCGCGATCGCGATTTGGTCCGGCTGGTGCTTTGCATTGGCGAATCGTCGAGTGATTTTGCGACGCGGTTTGGCTAAAGCCCTCGAGTATTTCATGGCGTCATTGGTCCGCAATTACAACTGGAAATTGCTGCTGGCGATCTGGATCGTCGGCGCAGTGACCTTGCGAATCCTCTATTCGATCGGCGGCGTCCAGTGGATCGGCCTACTGTCCGCATTGGTCGGCCTGGGCGTCGGTGGCGGAGTGGTGTGGACAATCCGCATTGTAGGTAGTGTCGCGATGCAAAGAGAGGCTTTGGGGTTTGGCGACGTGACTTTGATGGCCATGGTTGGCGCGTTTATCGGGTGGCAGGGTTCCGTGATGGCGTTTTTTGTCTCACCGATCGCTGCCATCGTAATCGTGATGATCTACTCCATCGTGACGCGAAATGCTGAAATTCCCTTTGGTCCCTACCTTTGTGCCGGGACAATGTTGACCATTATTTGGTGGGATGACCTCGTTGGAGGCTGGTTCATAGGCAACTTCGCCATCCTCGGGCCGTTCATCCTTTGGCTGTTTATCGCCCTAGCGGGTATGATGGGTGTAATGCTGTTCTGCTATCGAATCACGTTGGAGTGGTACCGTGGTAAATAG